A genomic segment from Gracilinanus agilis isolate LMUSP501 chromosome 1, AgileGrace, whole genome shotgun sequence encodes:
- the PPDPFL gene encoding pancreatic progenitor cell differentiation and proliferation factor-like protein translates to MASVSIAGCLLTQNQYYRKSSVSSVNSFSGSDAINFTDIEKTHQGLPEAAESTWWFKSFFHSDPVLPDAGRKDLVANSNNS, encoded by the exons ATGGCTTCAGTATCCATAGCTGGTTGCTTGCTGACCCAAAATCAGTACTATCGAA AATCCAGTGTTTCTTCAGTaaattccttctctggctctgaTGCTATAAACTTCACAGACATAGAGAAAACCCACCAAG GTTTACCTGAAGCAGCTGAATCAACATGGTGGTTCAAATCCTTTTTTCACTCAGATCCTGTTCTTCCAGATGCAGGAAGGAAAGATCTAGTTGCTAACAG CAATAATAGTTGA